In Saccharothrix syringae, the following are encoded in one genomic region:
- the asnB gene encoding asparagine synthase (glutamine-hydrolyzing): MCGLVGLVCPGEDEAQRARSAVAGALRCMRHRGPDESGTWQGGEVVFGFNRLSIIDIEHSHQPLHWGPPEAQGRYAILFNGEIYNYLELRAELTKQFGARFATDGDTETIVAAYHYWGPSAVARLRGMFAFLIWDKARRVVFGARDPFGIKPLYYAAGPGGVAFSSEKKSVLELAPAIGIRPEVDQKALQHYLILQYVPEPESLHSRVHRIESGTSFTLTPGGEPVVERYFPATFRPRAVRGEADENRLYDEITEALRDSVAKHMRADVTVGSFLSGGIDSTVVAALAKEHNPDLITFTTGFHRQGYSEIDVAAESAAAIGVKHVVRAVTAQEMMDALPLITWYLDDPVADPALVPLWFIAREAREHVKVVLSGEGADELFGGYTIYREPLSLAPFERVPGALRKAMGKVSTKIPQGVRGKDLLRRGALTLEERYYGNARIFLDDQLRQVLRTYDPNVSHQDVTAQPYRESEGWDPVTRMQHVDLFTWLRGDILVKADKMTMANSLELRVPFLDPEVFRIASQVPSELKLTRETTKHALRRAIRDIVPAHVLNRRKLGFPVPIRHWLKDEMHEWAVDHVRQSQTDRYIDKDAVLRVIEEHRSGVADNSRRIWALLVFMIWHGIFVEGRIRPVVPEPHYPVKL, translated from the coding sequence GTGTGCGGCCTGGTAGGACTGGTTTGCCCTGGCGAAGACGAGGCCCAGCGGGCGCGCTCGGCGGTGGCGGGGGCACTGCGCTGCATGCGGCACCGCGGCCCCGACGAGAGCGGCACCTGGCAGGGCGGTGAGGTCGTCTTCGGCTTCAACCGCCTGTCCATCATCGACATCGAGCACTCGCACCAACCGCTGCACTGGGGCCCGCCCGAGGCCCAGGGCCGGTACGCGATCCTGTTCAACGGCGAGATCTACAACTACCTGGAGCTGCGGGCGGAGCTGACCAAGCAGTTCGGCGCCCGGTTCGCCACCGACGGCGACACCGAGACCATCGTGGCGGCCTACCACTACTGGGGCCCGTCCGCGGTGGCCAGGTTGCGCGGCATGTTCGCCTTCCTGATCTGGGACAAGGCGCGGCGCGTGGTGTTCGGCGCGCGCGACCCGTTCGGCATCAAGCCGCTGTACTACGCGGCCGGGCCGGGCGGCGTGGCGTTCTCCAGCGAGAAGAAGTCGGTGCTGGAACTGGCCCCGGCCATCGGCATCCGGCCGGAGGTCGACCAGAAGGCCCTCCAGCACTACCTGATCCTGCAGTACGTGCCCGAGCCGGAGTCCCTGCACTCGCGGGTTCACCGGATCGAGTCCGGCACGTCGTTCACGCTCACGCCGGGTGGCGAGCCGGTGGTCGAGCGGTACTTCCCGGCGACGTTCCGGCCGCGCGCGGTGCGCGGCGAGGCGGACGAGAACCGGCTCTACGACGAGATCACCGAGGCGCTGCGCGACTCGGTGGCCAAGCACATGCGCGCGGACGTGACGGTCGGCTCGTTCCTGTCCGGCGGCATCGACTCGACCGTGGTCGCGGCGCTGGCCAAGGAGCACAACCCGGACCTGATCACGTTCACCACCGGTTTCCACCGGCAGGGCTACTCCGAGATCGACGTGGCCGCCGAGTCGGCCGCCGCGATCGGGGTGAAGCACGTGGTCCGGGCGGTGACGGCGCAGGAGATGATGGACGCCCTGCCGCTGATCACCTGGTACCTGGACGACCCGGTGGCCGACCCGGCGCTGGTGCCGCTGTGGTTCATCGCCCGCGAGGCGCGCGAGCACGTGAAGGTGGTGCTGTCGGGCGAGGGCGCGGACGAGCTGTTCGGCGGTTACACCATCTACCGCGAGCCGCTGTCGCTGGCGCCGTTCGAGCGGGTGCCGGGCGCGCTGCGCAAGGCCATGGGCAAGGTGTCCACGAAGATCCCGCAGGGCGTGCGCGGCAAGGACCTGCTGCGGCGGGGCGCGCTGACCTTGGAGGAGCGCTACTACGGCAACGCCCGGATCTTCCTGGACGACCAGCTTCGGCAGGTGCTGCGCACCTATGACCCGAACGTGTCGCACCAGGACGTGACCGCGCAGCCGTACCGCGAGTCGGAGGGCTGGGACCCGGTGACGCGGATGCAGCACGTGGACCTGTTCACCTGGCTGCGGGGCGACATCCTGGTCAAGGCGGACAAGATGACCATGGCGAACTCGCTGGAGCTGCGGGTGCCGTTCCTGGACCCGGAGGTGTTCCGGATCGCCTCGCAGGTGCCCTCGGAGCTGAAGCTGACCCGGGAGACCACCAAGCACGCGCTGCGCCGGGCGATCCGCGACATCGTGCCCGCGCACGTGCTGAACCGCCGCAAGCTGGGCTTCCCGGTGCCGATCCGGCACTGGCTCAAGGACGAGATGCACGAGTGGGCGGTCGACCACGTGCGCCAGTCGCAGACCGACCGGTACATCGACAAGGACGCGGTGCTGCGGGTCATCGAGGAGCACCGGTCGGGCGTGGCGGACAACAGCCGCCGGATCTGGGCGCTGCTGGTGTTCATGATCTGGCACGGCATCTTCGT
- the ctaC gene encoding aa3-type cytochrome oxidase subunit II, translated as MGLKEGTRAARLAKVGGLVGLVGVGATGCSTEEVMRFGWPAGVTPQAEAMRELWTWSVVAALAVGVIVWGLILWSIAFHRKKSEELPRQVAYNLPLEIVLLVVPTVIVAVLFYFTAVTQNYVIRESDDPDVTVDVIAFQWNWEFRYPEYKLESDDTLPVSTVGSSGEIPLLVLPQGRSVRFNLESTDVIHSFFVPEFHFKRDVFPEPKKNNQDNSFEIERIDRTGSFVGRCAELCGTYHAVMNFEVRALEQGDFDRYMELRQRTNEATGLPYTAAEALGEVDCGELCTPYAVTTKPFDTDRTVREASSGGGK; from the coding sequence GTGGGCCTGAAGGAGGGCACCAGGGCAGCCCGGCTGGCGAAGGTCGGTGGGCTGGTCGGCCTGGTCGGCGTCGGGGCCACGGGTTGCTCCACGGAAGAGGTGATGCGCTTCGGCTGGCCGGCGGGTGTGACCCCGCAGGCCGAGGCGATGCGCGAGCTGTGGACGTGGTCGGTCGTCGCCGCGCTCGCGGTCGGCGTCATCGTGTGGGGCCTGATCCTCTGGTCGATCGCGTTCCACCGCAAGAAGAGCGAGGAGCTGCCGCGCCAGGTCGCCTACAACCTGCCGCTGGAGATCGTCCTCCTGGTCGTGCCCACGGTCATCGTCGCGGTGCTGTTCTACTTCACCGCGGTGACGCAGAACTACGTCATCCGGGAGAGCGACGACCCGGACGTGACGGTCGACGTGATCGCGTTCCAGTGGAACTGGGAGTTCCGCTACCCGGAGTACAAGCTGGAGTCCGATGACACCCTCCCGGTGAGCACGGTCGGGTCGTCCGGCGAGATCCCGCTGCTGGTCCTGCCCCAGGGCCGCTCGGTGCGGTTCAACCTGGAGTCGACCGACGTCATCCACTCGTTCTTCGTGCCGGAGTTCCACTTCAAGCGCGACGTGTTCCCGGAGCCGAAGAAGAACAACCAGGACAACTCGTTCGAGATCGAGCGGATCGACCGGACGGGCTCGTTCGTGGGCCGCTGCGCCGAGCTGTGCGGCACCTACCACGCGGTGATGAACTTCGAGGTCCGGGCCCTGGAGCAGGGCGACTTCGACCGGTACATGGAGCTGCGGCAGCGGACCAACGAGGCGACCGGCCTGCCCTACACCGCGGCCGAGGCGCTCGGCGAGGTGGACTGCGGCGAGCTGTGCACGCCGTACGCCGTGACGACCAAGCCCTTCGACACCGACCGGACCGTCCGCGAGGCGTCGTCCGGCGGCGGGAAGTAG
- a CDS encoding cytochrome c oxidase subunit 4, with product MKVEARIFDLVMAFSFLMAVVYGYWTWADTGAVEPVGTVALALTGGLALIVGTYFRFVARRIEVRPEDNADAEISDGAGELGFFSPGSYWPIGLAAAAATAGVALAFWHVWMLVIAIVLVLIAVGGLVFEYHTGPNHE from the coding sequence ATGAAGGTCGAAGCCCGCATTTTCGACTTGGTGATGGCGTTCTCGTTCCTGATGGCCGTCGTGTACGGCTACTGGACGTGGGCGGACACCGGGGCCGTCGAGCCCGTCGGCACGGTCGCCCTGGCCCTGACCGGCGGCCTGGCCCTGATCGTGGGCACGTACTTCCGGTTCGTCGCCCGCCGCATCGAGGTGCGGCCGGAGGACAACGCGGACGCCGAGATCAGCGACGGCGCCGGTGAGCTGGGCTTCTTCAGCCCGGGCAGCTACTGGCCGATCGGCCTGGCCGCGGCGGCCGCGACCGCGGGCGTGGCGCTCGCGTTCTGGCACGTCTGGATGCTGGTGATCGCGATCGTGCTGGTGCTGATCGCGGTCGGCGGCCTGGTGTTCGAGTACCACACGGGCCCGAACCACGAGTGA
- a CDS encoding lysophospholipid acyltransferase family protein produces the protein MLYTVMKRVVAPTARLVYRPRVEGLENVPATGPVILAANHLSFIDSIVIPMVVPRRVSFLAKAEYFEGKGVKGALSRYFFGSLGHVPVRRGLGRAARASLDTAKAILDDGGAFAIYPEGTRSLDGRLHRGRTGVARMALESGAPVVPVGLVGTDEVQPVDARLPRIRPVTVRFGAPLRFDRYAGMQESLPVLRSITDEVVYRILELSGQEYVDSYQNNAKAA, from the coding sequence ATGCTCTACACGGTGATGAAGCGCGTGGTGGCGCCCACGGCGCGCCTGGTCTACCGCCCCCGCGTCGAAGGGCTGGAGAACGTACCGGCCACCGGCCCGGTCATCCTGGCGGCCAACCACCTGTCGTTCATCGACAGCATCGTCATCCCCATGGTGGTGCCGCGCCGCGTCTCCTTCCTCGCCAAGGCCGAGTACTTCGAGGGCAAGGGCGTCAAGGGCGCCCTGTCCCGCTACTTCTTCGGCTCCCTGGGCCACGTCCCCGTCCGCCGCGGCCTCGGCCGGGCCGCCAGGGCCTCGCTGGACACCGCCAAGGCCATCCTGGACGACGGCGGCGCGTTCGCCATCTACCCGGAGGGCACGCGCTCGCTGGACGGCCGCCTGCACCGCGGCCGCACGGGCGTCGCGCGCATGGCGCTGGAGTCCGGCGCGCCGGTCGTCCCGGTGGGGCTCGTGGGCACCGACGAGGTCCAGCCCGTCGACGCGAGGCTGCCCCGCATCCGGCCGGTGACCGTGCGGTTCGGCGCGCCGCTGCGCTTCGACCGGTACGCGGGCATGCAGGAGTCGCTGCCGGTGCTCCGGTCGATCACCGACGAGGTCGTCTACCGCATCCTGGAGCTGTCCGGGCAGGAGTACGTCGACAGCTACCAGAACAACGCCAAGGCGGCCTGA